The Arachis hypogaea cultivar Tifrunner chromosome 19, arahy.Tifrunner.gnm2.J5K5, whole genome shotgun sequence genome has a window encoding:
- the LOC112776013 gene encoding cyclin-L1-1, with product MIYTAIDTFYLTDEQLQNSPSRKDGIDEATETTLRIYGCDLIQESGILLRLPQAVMATGQVLFHRFYCKKSFARFNVKKVAASCVWLASKLEESPRKARQVIIVFHRMECRRENLPIEHLDLYSKKYVDLKMELSRTERHILKEMGFICHVEHPHKFISNYLATLETPPELRQEAWNLANDSLRTTLCVRFKSEVVACGVVYAAARRFQVPLPENPPWWKAFDAEKSGIDEVCRVLAHLYSLPKAQYTPVSKDGDSFTFSNKSIESKSQSTPKDVPQSSPLGDADTAVPKGATGEADIESVGVALVKQIDKPRESKKSDDESKSAATDGGARDELTLKSKSDRKMEASGDIRRDRDRDRERDRDRDRDRDRDRDRDRDRERDRERERDRTKSRDRDRGRDSDREREREEIERDKHKDRRRSRERSKETGHSEKSKHHSSRDRDYHGSSYSSREKDRHRHH from the exons ATGATCTACACTGCAATTGACACATTCTATCTGACAGATGAGCAGCTACAGAATTCACCATCCAGAAAAGATGGCATAGATGAAGCCACTGAGACCACCCTTAGAATCTATGGCTGTGATCTCATTCAAGAAAGTGGCATCTTGCTTCGGTT ACCACAAGCAGTCATGGCCACTGGGCAGGTTTTGTTTCATCGCTTCTATTGCAAGAAGTCATTTGCAAGGTTCAATGTGAAG AAAGTGGCTGCAAGCTGTGTGTGGCTTGCTTCAAAACTGGAGGAAAGCCCTAGAAAAGCAAGACAAGTAATCATAGTTTTTCACAGAATGGAATGCAGGAGGGAGAACTTGCCAATTGAGCATTTAGACTTGTATTCCAAG AAATATGTTGATTTAAAGATGGAGTTGAGTAGAACGGAGAGACATATTTTGAAAGAAATGGGGTTCATTTGTCATGTTGAGCATCCTCATAAATTCATATCAAATTACCTTGCTACTCTTGAAACACCGCCAGAATTGAGGCAAGAAGCTTGGAATCTAGCTAATGATAG TTTGCGCACTACATTGTGTGTTCGATTTAAGAGTGAGGTCGTCGCTTGTGGTGTTGTGTATGCTGCTGCTCGTAGGTTCCAAGTACCCCTTCCGGAGAATCCACCATGGTGGAAAGCATTTGATGCAGAGAAGTCTGGGATAGACGAAGTGTGCAGGGTTCTGGCTCACCTTTATAGCCTACCTAAGGCACAATACACACCAGTCTCCAAAGATGGGGACTCATTTACATTCTCCAACAAATCCATAGAATCAAAGTCTCAGTCAACCCCTAAG GATGTTCCGCAAAGTAGCCCGTTAGGTGATGCTGACACTGCAGTTCCAAAGGGAGCTACTGGGGAAGCCGATATTGAATCGGTTGGAGTTGCATTGGTTAAGCAAATTGATAAGCCGAGGGAATCCAAGAAATCCGATGATGAATCCAAGAGTGCAGCAACAGATGGAGGAGCAAGAGATGAACTCACGCTGAAGTCCAAGTCTGACCGTAAAATGGAGGCCAGTGGGGATATTCGCCGGGACAGAGACAGAGACAGGGAGAGGGACAGGGACAGGGACAGGGACAGGGATAGGGACAGAGACAGGGACAGGGACAGGGAAAGAGatagggagagggagagggacaGAACAAAATCCCGGGATCGTGATAGAGGGAGGGATTCTGACAGAGAACGCGAACGAGAGGAGATTGAGAGGGACAAACACAAAGATCGTCGTCGATCCAGGGAGAGATCAAAGGAAACGg